The genomic region cgtatttagatttgcggggactgacgcttcttggagtgcttgatccaagatagttttatgagagggtgacatacgcaaaagctccaaaatggatataagcgcaggggttttgtctaattgttccacaagattgtactgctttgggatggaggtggtgccttgtggagctgccttgatggtaactttgccgcgacgcgtaacaacattgcaatttgaggtgggatttttgaaggtgatagttgcaatttgttcactggcatcatacaggtgatttacagtgtagttatacgcagcctgtgtacaatcagtggtatcagtgcctcgccgggaagtggaaggacccctttgatcttgcgatggaagtggatttttgaacatcggatgatcattatttgttgtttttgggtcatgcccttcaatttcaatttctcgttgccttgaccgtgatcgagtttgagccattttgcttgcaagcttttgttgaagttgattgaagatgatgatgagttgtttgatgaaatgaaagattgatgattggtgatttgtgttgtatgtggatctctagcactttaaggtagatgttaccgaaattccttctttgaattgcttgtttgttttgataagatttgatgtgataaggtgtagagaaatctgagatgtgttacagatttaactacctagtaatgagaggattcactcatgaactagttttaacctgcgtagatgtgtctcttaggatgagcttatcctagatgtagaaacaatctaaaaagtgatgtgatgtgtttgatttcaagcaatatctaaaaaggaatcttgggataagaacctcttaatgttttgagagttgggacggattgatgatgaagtgatgatgtatgagtgagatgatggatgaaaatgttttctaCTTCAAtgaaaactttgtgttacaaatgggacgagctctacctcttccctttcaggtgttggaggtatttcttgagctgtgttgtaggtgatacagacgtttgggaagaagttgggattaatctttcctccttgatttttgtgataacttagagctctatattgcataaaagctctgcggttcaatgattcggaatcaaattcgtttgtttttccttgaaggtagagacgcatgtgacgtagaaagactctatgggagacaaagatttgtcgattgatatagaagaatttcctccttttgattaaagcctttgagctcaatggtcttcttttcaagttgatattctgatgacactttttctttcgcaagatgtgaagaatggtcataaaagttgtgactctgtgttgtttgcactttgtttttggtatttttggttgtgttgacagatgttggatgaatactttgtttttggggattgatttttctgatttttctttgacaagaaaacaaagcaagcacacaaacacaagattgtagcctcaaaggcacaaatgagtatgggtctagatcaacccaatccttggacttgtttttgacccttattttagatttattttaaggtgtatttccaaagcctgaagtcggctcaatttgcactaggtctgtaaaacgaagacacttcaaacactttttatccctaaggtcaaatggctagttgtgataaatttagcccacatcttgatatttcttcgactttggtactacataccttatgaatcccgccgtggcaggtaaggatgtgatatactaagtcttgcacgagcataacaaatagatgatccctatgatgggggagtcaccacttttatcaagccacaagtgactgtTCAAAAAGCTATgattctactcaaggaaatatgtatggtgagtatcttgggagcaaaaccatctatgctcttgcactaaattatatctcaaatatcctcaatcaatagaacaggtgggatactacttaaaggtgtttagtcatgttcgatgtttttggacataagttcattctgcagtgactcacttaagagccttgtaactggtggtggggcccatttgtcctttcggccagttacactgtaggaacagctatacccaaggctacagctttcgctctcacctgatttctatagcggctcgaaggatttaccgctcgaggtcgttcccaagagtatcgatcccttggcagacctctcttaaaaagataaaatgtgagtgttactaacacttttctcttgcacctgggaccacgaaagccaagggagaggatagtgtgtgttagaggtaggaccactcgactgacttttgtgcacaagcgtgccaaacaccaaatttacttgttctttttaatctagcattttgcaaatgtgatctaactatttggagatgttgctccaacagccatggtgttctttttaacttcaaaagcaatgtgttttgtaatctagaattcgaaaattCTGGTCAACTTAgcaaaaaacacgttttgcttgaagtaaaattgcttgcaaaattgagacaagttgattgtgaattttatttgcaccaaaattttgaagtgtggattgtaaattttaggtccgaattgatgcaaggaaatcaaatttgtgttgttgattttaagcaccaaaagaaaatgagtcctaacttgcaatgaaagcaaatttgaagttgttgttctttttaccttgcaataaagaaagatgaattttcttttaagcaccaaaaacaagtttgaggttcattttatgcactccaaaataaaatgtgaggtttattttaacttgtacaagaagggagaatggattctttttaaccaacttttgttgaaagaaagttaaaaaaaagaaacttaaagcctctaaactaactccttcccctgcacaaaacagattagaacctgcacacaatcaatgatcaaatgttagtgtgggcttacacaagcctaaattctgattttggttacaaattttacaaatcctgatcctaaaatgccctgaaatttgactaagtctgaaatttggaggatcttccaaaaactagattttgcattacaactcctagaggtctgaaacccctctcaaacatcctgaaagtatatatggaatataacttaaagtataagaatatacttaaatgttatattccatatatattctacctctcacaaacctaagaaaaataattttatcaattacaaggcctttttttacaacgttctgttacaatagcgctagtctgtgtgaaaatagaagcgctactttaacacaaacgtgctagaatattacaaaagcgctaaaagaaaagatttttacaacaatacaaaagcgctaatataaatacaaaagcgctaattaatgaacaaaagtgccaaaatactaacaaaagcgctaattcttcgacaatagcgctattgtaagaacaaaagcgctaaaagacaaaaaacaatagcgctaaaacgcaacaaaagcgccaaagcgcgacctgtgtgtcaagttcaatattcaaacatgttagttgggttaaaaaaaattgttttttaggtgcttggattcacgtcgggttcaccaaatgatgccctcctaaatggcacaaggttagtctaagatcaaataacacaaaaacatacaaaacattagtgttagtcaatctaaaactaaacatatgaagacattccaaaagagacacaaagagacatgctaatatatcaaataagtaaaacaaagatcatgagacatctccaactgcctcttagcatggccttagcttcttctcccttgttcctctcctctccaagttccaaaatagtgtagctctcagcagttttttgcactatggatgcttatggaggattgagattgtagtatagctccaaatgtgaaataaaaagctaatactaatgctaaaatgatgtattttaaccaaaaagacaagatttagttatgctatgctaaatgctctctaaaatatctatagtctaaatgcttacaagttttcaggatctggattatgaaggaatgggctctatttataggaaaaatggagcaatggatggccaggattgaaaggtttaatcaagggtcaagcttgaaagttggggatccatgtgcacaattggcactaataaaatagtgacaagtgtcaacacaggattgggttgagagaagaggttggaggcattaaaggcctgagaagacctcatggttatctaaaggctaagggtcaagtctaaattaggattacccactagattaggagttaatgcaaggataaacctttgtgcaaatgattaagagataatcatggtcaaaacattaaaggcttgatgagacccttgggttgggtagaggttgagtcaaaacaaatgttttaaccatgtgggaggctttgggttaaccattaatggttattggagactttgtggattaagtggttgaaagttggaagcctttaatgactatcaaagactttgaggatttaagtggttgaaggttgaaaacctttaatggttatccaagactttgaggattttgagaagtgacttccctttgcttaggaatgtgacaatatttaggggatggattagactaattaggaaagggttagaagaatctagaaggggattagattttgcaagtggatttggtgggtgagggaaaataggattttatttaaaataaaaattcatttatttcaaaatgtgtgcaagttgcatttgtaggaaaatgcaagtgggggggggataatgatttaaataaatgttttatttaatttatttaaaagaggaatagggggatttaattaaataaatagattttatttatttaattgattgtgaatttgatttaatgaattaattaaaataaattgaataatttatttaattaatagaagaatgtttggggatgaattaattaaatattaatttaattaactgatggctagtggatttttaatcaaataaatacgaaatattcatttaattaaaatggacagatttgtgtgactacaatgaTGATTTTAGAATCTGATAAGTACCTAATACGAAGAACAGAGGAATCTATATTTCTGAAAAGCATGTATTTTTTATTTATGACAGATTGCTGTAAATTCCTCTCTCTGGAAATTGTACTACTTTTCAATCtacaaatatgatgattttagaaacTGACAAGTACCTAATACAAGGAATAGAGGAATCTGAAATACACGTTTTTTTCATTTATGACAGATTGCAGTAAATTCTACTCTTTCAATATAAAAATATGATAATTTTAGAAACTGATAAGTTCCTAAGACAAAGAACAGAGGAATACATATTTCCGAAAAGCAAGTTTTTTGAACAGTAAATTCCCCTCTCTGCAAATTCTACTACTTTCAATCTAAATATATGATGACTTTAGAAACTGATGAGTACCTAATACAAAGACCAAAGGAATCCATATTTCTAAAAAGAGacttttttatttatatatgaaAGAATGCAGTAAATTCCTCTCCTGCAAATTCCACTACTTTCAATCTAAAAATATAAAGATTTTAGCAACTGATAAGTACCTAAATGCAAAGAACAGAGGAAGCTGTACATCTCTGATAAGCAAATTTTGCATTCATGACAGATTGCAAAGCATTATGACAAAGTAATTGCGACAGACATAAGCGAGCAACAATTGAATCAGGCGCAAAAGCACCCTAGGGTTTCATACATCACGACTCGCCGATCGTCACAGACGATTTCTTGCGGTCGATCATAGGAGCAGAGGGATCGGTGGATCTTGTGACGGTTGCCATGGCGGTCCACTGGTTCAATCTGGAGACTTTTTATTCGCAAGTGAAGCGGTTTTTGAGGAAACCGGGTGGAGTGATCGCCGTTTGGGGTTACCATTACCCGACTGTAACCCCTGCACTGGATGCCATTACCGAGGAATTTGTGCGTGCTTCGAGGGAATATCGAGATCCGAGGTTTGAGTACCTGATGAATCGATATACAACTCTTCCCTTTCCCTTCCGACCTGTGCTTCCCGGTGGGGCAGGGGGTGAGGGGAACCCTGTGGTGAAGGAGATGCTGAGAGATTTGAGCTTGGAGGACTATTTGGGAATGTTTAGGTCCTCCTCTGCACTAGTGACAACAAGGGAGAAGGGCACTGAACTTCTCAATGAAAATGTAATCAAGGGGATCAAAGAGGCCTGGGGTGATGAGGGCCACATTTACCCTTGTAAATATGAGGTGTATATGTTAATTGGCACAATATTAGAGTGAATAGTCTTAGGTAATTATTGAGGTTTTGGGGTTAGTTTGTTCAGTTTTGGTTATCATTTTAGGCAGTTTAGATTGTGGGTTTGATCTTCATGTATTTGTGATGTGTGGTATGGTCATGGGTCCAATCATCATTTACTTGTGATGTGTTGTAAGGGGTCTATTAGATATCATCCAAGAGGTTCTGGGCGATGATTGGTACATCATTTGAGTGAATAATTTTATGTAATTATTGAGGTTCTCTAGGCCAGCGTACTTGGTTGACTATTGTTTTAGGTAGTTTAGGTCATGGGTTCGATCATGGTTCACTTGTGATGTGTGGTGATGGGCCATTGATTCCTCTAAGTTAaaacaataattataattttaagtGATTATGATGTAAGTTTATAATTTTTAATAAGGTAAaagacattttattaattaattttgctaAACAAAATTTGTCACGcaatcaacaatcacaaaaaagtgaatgtttaaattcaaattttggtaATTATTAGGTTCACTAATTCAACATAAAATATATGTATTCTATGgaaattttgattcttcaaaattaaTTGAATAAGTTTATTTGATTAATTTGCAAGTTTATAATTtccatatattttttaataaatttgggtTAGATGTTCAAAGATCACAAAAAAGTTAGCATTTAACTCTTTTTAATAGAGGGTTTTTATATCAATTTAAATGGGTTGAAATTTTTTCGACCAAGAGCCAATGGCTAaggggtatccattccgccaaaGTCACTCAAGGCATGATGTCAACCTCATCTCCTTATGAAGTTGCAACATTACGCTCAACAAGACTTGATTTCTAATGGGTAcattttgaatcattcagcttCACCATTAGAGCAAAGCATTAATAAATTTTGGTAATTATTGGGTACATTAGTTCAATATTAAATCCATGTATTTTGTGAaatatgaattctacaaatcattTCAATTCATATGCACGTACCTTACTAAAAATCCTAGAAACAAGGACCAACTCTCTACCAACCAAACATGTAGACATCCATGCATATAAGAAGGATCTAGAGTGATATTTTAGAGTTAAAAGAGTCATGTATTATTACATAATCTATATCTATATTGTTGTACACCCAAATATACAAACTAGCATCAACCACCATACATTTGACCATTTGGTTCTAAAGCAATAAGGGGTAAAATTGTTACAATCCAACCTACTTTAGAGTCTCTATAGTCAAGAAGATAAGGGGAGTGAGAAGATGCAACTTACATAGCCCCCCAACACATAGTTACATTATTTACATTTACTCCCATGCACAAGGCAAGGGGTCTCAATTGGATCATTCTAAAGTCAAGATCATAACAACCACGAATAACATTTAAAGTAGTTTGATTTGAGAGATTTACAATTAGGATCTTAGCAATCTCCTTCACTACCATATGCATCTTGTAGATGTTTCTCGTTAGTTTGTGAAAGTGCTCTAGGTTCTAGTTATAAACCacctcaatttattttttaatttcttctatACCATCATGTAGTATATGCATCTCTATTATTGTTGAAAGTATGGATACACATCCTAAGGATTGGGTTGCATGGAAAATATTCTACCTTCAAAAAAATTGAACTGGTTCAAGTAGAATCTTTGACAATGCCTCTTTGATGCCCACATATGACAACCTATATAAAACCTTTGCCACCTTCTAGATATGCAATATCTAGTGTTGgcagtttttgtcattgatgtcaacttgcaGCTTGTGTGTTGCCATTGATGATTGTCAGAgcatggggagattgttggcgatGATGGTTGTAGATGCTCTATGCTGTGGATATCCACCTTCTTTGTGTCTGTTGTCTACACTCAGTATGATgtattgatgatgatgttgataatgtgcTTGATGGGAAGATGGTATAATGATGATATAATATTAAGATGAGGATAAGAAGCATGGCAATAAAGTGGATGTGTTTGTGATGATCTTGTGTAggttgaagatagtttggaagaatgttCTGCATTCCTCTGCATTTGATGAAATAGTCTTGTGGATTTGAAAATAATATGTATGCTCTATGGACATTGCACTCATATCTTTTTAGGTCCCCGGTGTTGCACTTGATGTGGCAAGTAATTGCAGTTTGTTAGTAGTCTAGCTGTCtctcaaaattgattcaaaaaatgCTTCACATTTCTCTGGATTGGTGTTTCTATTGTTATAACTTGGAACATGCTTAAAATGTTTGTGATGTATCTTTGTTCAATTTTTAGGTGTTGAAGTGTTTCACAAGTGTAGTTAATGATGTTTTTTTAATGATTGAGTCCTTTGgccttccaaaatgaagtgttatATGTTTGTTTGTGTTGCACTTGCATGTTTTGACGTGACAATGAGAAATAAATAGCCGAGAATGTCTTTGGATGTTCAAGTAACATCCCTAAGTTCTCTGCATGAAGTTGGATGATCTATTTAATGTTACATTGTGTTTGGTTTTAGTTCTTCAATGTAATTGTTGTGGCTTGGCCAATAGAGCTTTTTCTCTTGTTTGTGCTACCATCTTTGGGGGTTTGTGCCAACATTAAAGATTATGTCAATTTGTATTTGGGCCCTACTTTGGCTTGTGGGGATCTGCATTGAGTTAATTAATTTGGAAGATATGTTTTTGGACTGTTTGGTTATGTGCTACATGGTTcatctacatgttaccttgttgtTGACTTTGGTGGATGTGTGCCAATGTGTGTGATGTTTGGAATTGCTTAGAAAGTTGTAATATGATGTTTTAGGTCCTCCCTATCTCTTGGATTAGATTGCTTTCACCATAATTGTGTTTGATGGTTGACTTGATAGGACTTGTTCTTGTCCCATGTTCTTGATTTGTAGAGTTTTCAACTATAACTATTAGTTCTCTTGTCCTTGATTGGAAGAATTCTCAACTGGTTGCCCATACCATAGCTCTTGACTCTCAGGCTGCTTTTTGGGGAGAATTGGTTCTATCACACCTTGTCCTTGTGCACCCAATCCATTGTGACAATCATAGCCATATCTTTGTAGCATAGCAAATCCATTCCCATATTGTTTTAATGATAATTGAATTGGTTGTTTGTCTTCCTCGTCTCTATAAATCCAGTTGGATATATCTTCAAGAGATTTTTCATTAAGCTCACCCCATCAAATGAAGGTAGTAGATGATGACCTTCTCTCGATGTTCTATTGGTTATGATTTTCCATAAGATTTGGGTGATATTGGTAGTATACCTATACATAAAGCTTCAACATAGGTGTACCCTCCACATCCCTTGTCATTAACTTGGATCTTGACCTTGGGCATAGAAGTGGACAGAATGGATGATTATGACGAGGATGAGGGATCTAGATGCAATGAGGTAGAAAAAGCGGTTGCTTGATTGATAGGGACTTTATTTTTAGTGGTGtctctcaagttattgcaatattgGAAGGGGTTTGGATCACTTTGTATCATGATCTTTATGTCTTTTATAGAGGAATTTAACACACTCCAGTGGTATGTGGATGGGAGGACTTGCACGACATGGATCCATGGTCAACCGATCCAAAACTTGGCATACAATGTCTTGAATAGCAAAACCAACTTTGATGGGGAGAGTGATAATCCATTTAGAGAGGTTCTCCACATCATCATATACTTTGACATATCAACACTATTCTTAGAGGATCCCAAGGCTTTTACCAAATTTTAAGGTGCAGATATTCatgccaactccaccatctactaAGACCCTTATTATCTTATGCTTATTAATGTAAACTTAAAGATGGGGGGGATTGTTGTGGAGAGGTTTATGTGTTGGTAGGTCTTGTTTGGTGAATGCGAATTGAGGAGTGGTGGAAAGGTGGCTCACCATGGTCTGAAATTTATCACCATTTATACCATTAGGCATTGCTAACTTTTGCAAGGATTTGTCTAAGACAACTTTATGATTTGGTGATATACACAAGAGCTCAAAGATGGATATCTAGGTAAGAGTTTTATTGAGATGATCCAGGAGGTTATATTGACTCATGGGTTGAAAAGTTAGTGTTGCCCCTTGTAGGGTTACCTTGGACTGATGTGTAGCTATGATACAATCAGGACTTTTGCCTTTGACATTTATGGTGGCCTCTTTCGTCGGTTTGACTGATGTGGTTAATGGTGTACTCGTGAGATGCATTGGTATAATTGGCCTTATTATTCTAACTTTCTAAAATAGATGTTCTAAAATAGATTCTTGAAAATAGTGTAATCAGTGTTAGAAGTCTCCTTAGGATTTTCAACTCTTATCTCACCTCGGTCAATCAAATCCTGAATAAGATTATTGAGTTTAAAATAGTTTAAGGTCTTATGACCTTTAATCCTATGATATTCACAAAAGTCATTATTATTCCACCAAGCCAGCTTAAAGGGGTCTGGTTCATAAGGCTTAACTTTTGGTAATGTGATAACAAGAGATTGGACCAACTTCTTAAGGGCTAACTAAATCGGTTCTCTAAGGGGGGGTGTAAGTTCGCCTCATATTATTAGTCTTAGGACCGTGTTGTGGATTGGGTTGAGAAACACTAGCTAAATGATCATTATTGCA from Cryptomeria japonica chromosome 3, Sugi_1.0, whole genome shotgun sequence harbors:
- the LOC131066795 gene encoding uncharacterized protein LOC131066795, whose product is MAGSDSLMAKKDFSDASKDVYVNKDVVIQNTAVSSAENGLLSLTWSVASLCVDTTIAPSAECGPVSAMVVAPSTVSLSSNMDRSVLGSSDWIVATTKVEEGWIIDLSLHCESYRVPGRQQNLPEWIEMLSQQVSLRLKASPGCSDSTCKHGFIHHDSPIVTDDFLRSIIGAEGSVDLVTVAMAVHWFNLETFYSQVKRFLRKPGGVIAVWGYHYPTVTPALDAITEEFVRASREYRDPRFEYLMNRYTTLPFPFRPVLPGGAGGEGNPVVKEMLRDLSLEDYLGMFRSSSALVTTREKGTELLNENVIKGIKEAWGDEGHIYPCKYEVYMLIGTILE